A region of the Myxococcus guangdongensis genome:
GACAGTCGCGCCGACGTCAGCTCCATCCGGCTGTCCAGCCGGGAGACGAGGGGGTAGCGCGACCGCCAGACCGACTCGGAGAAGTCGACGTTGAAGGTGCGGGTGAGCCGACCGGCGATGCGCTGCTCGTGGGCGACCTCGGGTTCCTGAAAGGCCACCGACCTGGGAGGACATTCCCGGGCACGTCGTTCCAACACGTCGGTGAAGCCGCCTTCCAGCGTGAGCCGGAAGCCCGCGTGCTGGTGCCGGTGCCGGGGGAGGACGACGTCGGGAGGATAGGTGCTCTCCGTCAGGACGAGCCCTGCCACCTCCAGGCGCTGGAGCGGCGTGCCGAGATAGCGACCAAATCCAAGGACGGGTGCGGAGGGCACGAAGTCCCTATGCCCAGCCCGTGAATCGATTGCAATCGCCAGGCGCCATCCTCGAGCCCAGGTCGAGCGCGCCGCACCGCCGGGCGAAACTGCTTTCGGGCGGCAACCTGGCGCGACAACGCAATGAGAGGACGCGGGTCAGGCCGGCCGCGATGGGCCACGAGGCCACCGGGACAGGGCTTCGCTCATCCCAGGTCCCGCGCGCAGCGGGGCCCCGTGACTCGGTATCCTCGGCCTCTTCGCGCGGCGCAGACGCTCCGAGACGAATCCCGGCGTGTCTCGGCCGCATTGCTCGACCTGCGACAGCCAACGCCATGGAAGGCGCGCCGGCGCCCCTCTTCGACAGGGCTGAATCCATACAGGGTCGCCAGCGCAGGTCGGCAATGCGCGAGGCGGGCCCGTGGCACGAGACCGACGTCACAACGCGACGTTGACCGCGACCCCCTCACGCCCGGTCGCCCACTCGCGCAAGTACGCGTTGAGTTCCCCGAAGAACGATATCGACACCAGGTCCGACACCGCGAAGAGGTCCCGGAGCAGCGCGCCCACATGGTTGTTATGTGTTTCGGCGGCGTCAGCGTCCACGTACTCCTCGATGATCGAATAGTGACCGGGCTTCTGCGTGGTGAACCACTGGTAGCGCAATGTCCCCGGCTCGGTCGCGGCGACCGAGGCCAATGCCCGCGCCGCTCGGAGGAACTCCGTCTCCCCACCGGTCCGTGTCTTGAACTCACAAATCACCAGAAGGCTCATTCGACGCTCCTGCACAGGCTGCATTCCGAGGGATGGCGTTCGTCGTACCATCCGACAGACTCGAAGTCGTCAACGAACGCAGGCCCGTGGAGCCGCCCTTCCCGCGGCATCCTCTTGACGCACACATGGCGCAGCGTCCTGAGTCTGGCGCGGGCAGGTTCGGTCCTGCGCTGGCGTCCGGTGCGGGGACGACTCCCTGGAGAAGGGTGACGGATGCACGAGTCCGATTTGATCGCGGACGGAGATGCCTCCCACCGGACGGGTCAGCTGGGCGTCCCGGAAGTGACGGCGCTCGCGGCAGCGCTTCCGGTCGGTGACAGGATGTTGGCTGCGGCAGGGTGGGCGCCAGCGCTTCGGAGCGGGCCAGGAAGCGCTGGATGTCGCGTGTCGTCGTCCGCAGGTCCCCGGCAATCTGCCGCGGGGGATGGCCCCGGGCGGCCATCCACGCCGCCTGACATCTGTCACGCAGGCGGCGCGCCTCCGTCGTACGGAAGCACGTCTCCAGCTCGCTCCGCGCCACTCAGCTGGAGAGCAAGCGCGACGATGAACCGTCGCGCTTGCTCATTTGAAAGCGACCTTCGAGCGTTGGAGCTAGGTTGGCCGTGTCCTCACATCACCCACAGAGGCCGTCACAGCGAAATTGATAGAAGGTCCCGCATCCACTGGTCTGCACCTTGCACGAGTAGGCCCGGCACGTGTTGTTCCCACAGTACTGACTCACCCTGCTGCACTGGCACAGCGGCGCCAATCCTGGCGGAGCATCCGCGGGTGCTTCCACGGGCCCCAGCGTGGCCACGATGGCGATGGCTTCCTCTGCTCCAAAGGCATCCCGGATCTGCGCTCCAATGAGGGCGAGGCTCGGATGCTCCTCCTGGGTGAAGAGCTCGGGAGTGATCAGCGCGAGCGCGGACTTCAGGGCCGCGACTTGCGGCCTGGAGAGGTTCGGATGGGAGGCGGCGTACTGGCTGAGATGCTCACGCCAG
Encoded here:
- a CDS encoding bacteriocin fulvocin C-related protein, which gives rise to MKGTLLSLGVALLAVATLLAPTSASAEDSCEAAQKQVQDWVNAHAGNLPTELKDLSHLPVAYRKAVVAELSPVKKASLWREHLSQYAASHPNLSRPQVAALKSALALITPELFTQEEHPSLALIGAQIRDAFGAEEAIAIVATLGPVEAPADAPPGLAPLCQCSRVSQYCGNNTCRAYSCKVQTSGCGTFYQFRCDGLCG
- a CDS encoding putative quinol monooxygenase; this encodes MSLLVICEFKTRTGGETEFLRAARALASVAATEPGTLRYQWFTTQKPGHYSIIEEYVDADAAETHNNHVGALLRDLFAVSDLVSISFFGELNAYLREWATGREGVAVNVAL